TCTCTAAGATTCTTAGCACCGAGACCAAGAAATAAATATTCCAATCTTTAAAGGCTTTAAGCAATAGAAACGGTATCTAGCTCACATGGAaaagttcttttctttgtttgtgCTTTTGAAGAAAGCTCACATGGCAAATTAGATTACAATtccgaaatttcagatttgtgctCTGGTTTAAGTCCTCGTCATGATCAACTCAGATGGAAATTTTAGATTTCCATGCACTTGCGACTGTGGATTCGGAAGCTTACCGTGCATTTAGTGAAAGAATTTCTTTTGTCTCCACACTTTCTCAGCAGGGAGTGGAAGACATGAAAGCCATAGAAATTGTGACATAGTTTTCCCAGTATTGCTAAACAATAATTAAATTATTAGTTAATATGAAATGAATcttcattaaaatatttattagccttctctaatttgaattcgattTGGTGACAACAACCAACAATCAGAAATCCCATCGTTTATACTGAAATGAATCTTCATGATTACATTTATGAAACCTGCTCTAATTTGAACTTGATTTGTGAAGGACaaccaattcaaaaaaaaaaaaaaaaaaaaaaaaagtataacaGCATCTTACACACGACAGGTGTGGGTGCAGCcaacaaaattatataaaaaaaagttagcaaaaaaaaaggagcaaaCACGTAGTTCTCTCAGAAAAAACCTCCGGAGTGATGAGCCGCGTAGGAGGTAACCCAGTCAGTAGCACTGTTTGTTTTCCAGCAGACATGACTGGCCCAAATTGAGTCATACTCTCTCAAGAGTCTGTACATGTCGTAAAACAACATCATCCCACTAGCATTGCTGCGCCAACCCTGAATCCACTTGATTATTCTAGCCGAGTTTTTCTCGAGGAAGATGTGGTCTGCATTCAAAACAAACCTCGCATAGGTGATGTTCTTCCATGCGGCTCTAAACCAACACTAAAGACATAAGTATCGAAGATCCGTTTTTCCTCGGCCGCCATCAGTCTAGCGTAGATAACCGATTCATAATTACAAACCTATCGTTCCAAAAGAACAAACACGTCAATCAACCGTTAACAACCATGGGCCTGGGAGATGGATTTTTGACACCTCTATTGTTGGTGCGGAGCTGCGAGCGACATGGAAGGGTATCTCCTTTGCGAGGAGCGTTTTGTGTGCGAAGTACATCTACCTAGAGGGTGACTCGGCCTCTGTGATTAAGGGGGTCCGTGCATGAGATTCTGAGTCGGATGGGCAGGTCTTGCTCCTTGACAGACGATGGATGGCTGAGGAGTGTGGCTCCTTTAGGGCCACTCATGTTTACCGGAAGATTAATATAGCAGCCGACTAGATAGCCTCCTACGTGGCATATTACTCGGAGGGTTTTCTTTGGGTGAACCAGGCAGATGCTTCCTTTTAGTTTAGTCAGCATCTCCCGTCTGATCCGAATAGTGGTACTTATATACGTATGGTGTGAGGAGctgtgtaccaaaaaaaaaaaaaaaaaaaaacagccatGGGCCTAAGCGGCCCAGAAGGAGGTAAGATCACCACCGGTCATTTGACTCAGGCTCTTCTAAAAACGTTCCATGGGGGCGAGAGAAAAGCTTCAAGATGGCTTTCACCGCTGTCATTTCTACGCCCTACCACTCCCagtcctctctcctcctccgcccctccccctctctcaccTCCAAGTCCAAGcccttcttctcccctcttcttcccTCCGCCGCCCTCCGACCCACTGACCTTGGCATCGTCGGCAGCTTCCCGGTCCCTACACTAGCTGCCGATCGCTCCAAAAGAGGCTGCTTCGTCACTGCTGTCGCCGACTCCGAGGCCGCGCCGCCCGCGATCGCCGTCGATCCGGTGGCCGTGGAAGTCGAAGTAGAAGGGGGAGGCGGCGACGGCAGTGGTGGTGGTGAGGGTtccggcggaggcggaggcggaggcggaggtggTGGTGACGATAGCGGGGGAGATCCCGAGGATAGCGAAGGGGGATCGGACAAGGATAAGAAGGAGATGAACGGGATGTCCATGTCTCAGAAGCTGACGCTGGGTTATGCTGCCCTCGTCGGAGGTGATCCCATTCCCATTCACCACTCCATTTGAATGTCTTCCCATTTATGTCTTTTGCCCTCTTGATTAATATTGGGTTTTGGTTTTAATTTCCTCCCCGCGGTATGCTAATTTTGTGATCTGAATTGAAATTAGAAAGGTGGAGATGATAGCCTACTGATTAGTTAGTGATTTTGTATTTGTTCTGTGTTAATATATTTGTTGAATCTAGGCCTTTCATTTTCAAGATTTGAATAATGTTGCATAGGAGCTATTTATGTTTTTTGGCAAAACTGGAATCAATGGTAATCTCAATAAGGTATCTTTGAATGCACGGCCACTGTATTTTTGTGCTATcttcagtagatgttggtggCATGCGATTCCCAAAATAAGAATCTGTTGAATGAATTGATGTTGGGTTTGGAGGAATTGAAATAGGCTCTTTCGGTTCATTACAATTGAAACAGTCTTTGAAAGAGAATTCTCTCTGTTGTAGACATGTGTCACAATAGCTTACTATGATCTGCTCTTTGAAAAGGTCTGATTGTTTGCAATAGTAATATAGTCTGTTGGTTGGCGTTGCTAGCGTGTCATGTCCGAAAATCGAACTTTTTGGTTTTTATCTTTCTCTGTATCACCGATCCTCTGTTAAAGGAGGAGTGATATTGGCTTCAGAGGTACTCTCAGATGGAACTTCCATAAATGGGATTTGTGATGTATAGATTGTAGTGTCCCAGAATAAGTTCCAGTTTCTAAAATGCTCTGTTTGATTTAAGGGGATTATCAGAAAACTGGGTTTGATTATGTTTTGTTTGACATGGGAGTCATGATTTTGGAAACAATCAAGAAAGATACAAATTTAGTGGAAGTTAGGGCTCTCGGTGTGCGAGATTGTGTGCATGTGCACATGCATGGATGTGTATGCATGTGTTTGTTTATGTGGTATATAATGATACATGCTAGGACAATGATCACGCTAGCCTGATACATGCTCATGCTTCTTCATGATATAAAATATGCATCTTCTTGATGATGCTTAAAGAATGTTTCATGTTATACGTCATGGTACAAAACGCAGCAATACCACCTTATTATGGCTCATTTGTCCGAGCTATATTATTTTCCAAACTTCACTTACGTTTTCATATGTAATTATAGCAATATATGTTTTTCAAATGTAATTATAGCAATATATGTTTTAGCATTTTTACCTTTGAAGTTACAgcttgcatgtatatcctccaAACATGCTATCATATACCAGAGAAAGTGAAAATGAGGGAATATTGGGGTTGAAAATGGAGTAAAAGAGAGGAATAACTCTATTATAGCTTTTTCCCCTGAATAAGCTTATCCAGGTTTGATCGAATAAGTGAGTAAAAAGTTTTTTAGAAATTTCACAAGTGCCCCTAAAGCAACATCCTTGTTTCAGAATAAATTGTGGTGTTTGGTGGGAGAAAACAAAATGTATCAGGGAAAGGTGGGTCTGTCATGGGTAAATCCACTTTGTCCCACAAGTAAACACACCCTTAAAGACCTATATCTTTCCCAATTACCTTCCGGGGACACCatcctctcctcttccaatgaggaagaggaggggggagggtgGGGGAGGGGTCTTAGGGACAACTAAGGATATCGCAAACAGGATAAAACGAGGAAGAAAAGGGAGACAAGCTGGTGGGTTGGGGGAAGTACATGGGTAAGTTTACCATTTAACTTCAGGTTCTATCTGATTTCTGTTACAAGCAAAGAGAGCAATTTAGAGCATGCAAGGGTTTGAGGACAAGGGCATAGGCCACTGATCCTTTTCATGTTGAGAGTGATGGTTGTGCTTATTTTGCTAGGCAAGAGAAAACAATCGAGAGGATTTGAGGGTTCAAGGAAGAGGGAGTAGATAGCTCATCCTCACCATGTTGTGAATGTACCATGCATTTCGTTTTTCTCCTCTGCTCAAGCTTTGCATGCGCTTTTGAGGCCAAGCAATGACATTAAAAGGTGTAGGTTTTTGCCCCTTTTAACCATCTTGTGCAAATGTAACATAAAAAGGGTGTTATCTTTCACAAATCTTTTATTAAACTGATCGTAGATAGGTTACATAACCTTAAGCAGAGATGGTAGGGGGTGTAGTGTGATGGTAGGGGCATAAGTGCACCTTTCTGGGTTTTTCAGGTGTGAgtgcaatttagaaattaagtaCACTGAGAGCCACATGTAGAAGGGTAGATATGCGATacctctttttattcatatctaTAAATTAATGAACATAGCCACATCTTGTGGTAATCTTTATTGAGGTTTTAGTAAATCGAACTCGGAGTCAAGTGTCACATTAATAAGCAAAAGTAACACTGCTGATTTCTATGCAACATAATGGGCGGCATTATAGAAAAACTTAATTCGTAATTATACATGTTCAGCCCAAATAGCCTAGCAAGTTTTTGGACAATGAAGCCTCTATTATTTGAAAATTTATATCTGAGAGAGGAGGTTAAACCTGTTGTCCATTCTCGATCATCATGCTCTATACTTCAAATATCTACAGAATCTTTTCATGTGAGACCATTTATGAGCATTCTGGTGTGGCTTTTACCAGAAAACTATTTTCAATGCAAGACTGCTACAGGTTTTCGAGAGACCTGGTTT
This DNA window, taken from Phoenix dactylifera cultivar Barhee BC4 unplaced genomic scaffold, palm_55x_up_171113_PBpolish2nd_filt_p 000085F, whole genome shotgun sequence, encodes the following:
- the LOC103717806 gene encoding protein FATTY ACID EXPORT 2, chloroplastic-like; its protein translation is MAFTAVISTPYHSQSSLLLRPSPSLTSKSKPFFSPLLPSAALRPTDLGIVGSFPVPTLAADRSKRGCFVTAVADSEAAPPAIAVDPVAVEVEVEGGGGDGSGGGEGSGGGGGGGGGGGDDSGGDPEDSEGGSDKDKKEMNGMSMSQKLTLGYAALVGVGGVMGYVKSGSQKSLAAGGISASLLYYVYTQLPVRPAFASSLGLGISAALLAVMGSRFKKSGKIFPAGVVSLVSLVMVGGYFHGILRGTHA